In a single window of the Roseiconus lacunae genome:
- a CDS encoding integrase core domain-containing protein gives MSLQSNGKIERYHRPIKSNCIREKYISSLDDARSIVTEYVRHYNEVRLHSAIGCVTPHTKLAGAETEDFASRDRKLQAAREQRRKRRQQAAA, from the coding sequence ATTTCCCTGCAAAGCAATGGCAAGATTGAGCGTTACCACCGCCCGATCAAAAGCAATTGCATCCGCGAGAAGTACATTTCTTCACTGGACGACGCGCGTTCAATCGTCACGGAGTATGTACGGCACTACAACGAAGTTCGTCTTCACAGTGCCATCGGGTGCGTGACGCCGCACACGAAACTCGCCGGTGCGGAAACGGAAGACTTCGCTTCACGCGACCGCAAATTACAGGCCGCACGTGAGCAACGTCGAAAGCGACGTCAGCAGGCCGCTGCTTGA
- a CDS encoding transposase encodes MARSRSMFTAQEKAAVVKRYLVDKTPVSDLCDEFGLQPTQVYQWQRELFENAEAAFTRPSRKRKADDRKDKKIEALEARSCKKRSRR; translated from the coding sequence ATGGCACGATCTCGAAGCATGTTCACCGCCCAAGAAAAAGCCGCTGTCGTGAAGCGATACTTAGTCGACAAAACGCCCGTTTCTGACCTCTGTGACGAGTTTGGGCTGCAACCCACTCAGGTTTATCAGTGGCAGAGAGAGCTCTTTGAAAACGCCGAAGCCGCGTTTACCAGGCCCAGCCGAAAACGCAAGGCGGACGACCGCAAAGACAAGAAGATCGAGGCACTTGAGGCCAGATCCTGCAAAAAACGAAGTCGTCGCTGA
- a CDS encoding DUF6807 domain-containing protein has product MNRILAWAFALLPVAVFAGDVKIVDDGNKAVVTIDGQPFTEYRYTGYAKPILYPVIGPGNKPMTRNYPMVKEVENEASDHPHHKSIWYTHDEVNGVRFWMESPEGQTIKNVGKQVSTSLKIDGDSIMTTSDWRSADGESVCTDERVIRFGTIGDARFIDYEVTWIASSGDLLIGDTKEGTMGIRTHPNLRLKASPKHGNHTVSGQSVNSEGVRGAAMWGKRAAWVDYWGEIDGDTVGVAIFDHPGNPRHPTWWHARDYGLVAANPFGIHDFEKKADGTGDMTLKSGEKMTFKYRFVFHPGDVESAKISERYQEYAK; this is encoded by the coding sequence ATGAATCGAATCCTAGCCTGGGCGTTTGCCTTGCTTCCTGTCGCTGTTTTCGCAGGTGACGTAAAGATCGTCGACGATGGCAACAAAGCCGTCGTCACCATTGATGGCCAACCGTTTACTGAGTACCGCTACACCGGCTACGCCAAGCCAATCTTGTATCCCGTTATCGGTCCCGGTAACAAACCGATGACGCGGAACTATCCGATGGTTAAAGAGGTCGAGAACGAAGCCAGCGACCACCCCCACCACAAGTCGATTTGGTACACGCACGACGAAGTCAACGGTGTTCGCTTTTGGATGGAATCACCGGAGGGGCAGACGATCAAAAATGTTGGCAAGCAGGTTTCAACGTCACTGAAGATTGATGGTGATTCGATTATGACCACCAGTGATTGGCGTAGTGCCGATGGCGAATCCGTTTGCACCGACGAACGAGTGATCCGATTCGGAACGATCGGTGACGCTCGTTTCATCGACTACGAAGTCACTTGGATCGCAAGCTCGGGAGACCTCCTGATTGGCGATACCAAGGAAGGCACCATGGGGATCCGTACCCATCCAAATCTGAGGCTTAAAGCATCACCCAAACATGGCAACCACACCGTCAGCGGACAAAGTGTCAACAGCGAAGGTGTTCGTGGCGCTGCGATGTGGGGCAAGCGCGCCGCTTGGGTTGATTACTGGGGCGAAATCGATGGAGACACGGTCGGTGTCGCTATCTTTGATCATCCAGGCAATCCTCGGCACCCGACGTGGTGGCACGCTCGTGACTATGGCTTGGTAGCCGCCAATCCCTTCGGCATTCATGACTTCGAAAAGAAAGCGGACGGCACCGGCGACATGACACTTAAGTCGGGTGAAAAGATGACTTTCAAGTACCGCTTTGTTTTCCATCCCGGAGACGTCGAATCGGCAAAGATTTCCGAGCGTTATCAAGAGTACGCGAAGTAA
- the folP gene encoding dihydropteroate synthase encodes MTTSSTSPIRPDVWNLGTRTLSLQHRPLVMGILNVTPDSFSDGGRHNELQRAIEVALQMQDDGAEIIDIGGESTRPYSDPVATDDELGRVLPVIEGLSGKLTIPISIDTSKAAVAKAALKAGAEIINDVTGLEGDPEMLDVAVSSGAGVCAMHMKGTPQTMQNDPCYENVVEEIYDYLWQRLQVIEAAGIARDRICLDPGIGFGKTHAHNLTLLQHTARFCDLGVPILIGHSRKGFVGKAIGDKAADRDAGTLGVSLAVATMGADVIRVHNVRMTADALKLFNAVRPLHAGDA; translated from the coding sequence ATGACAACTTCATCCACCTCGCCGATTCGGCCCGACGTCTGGAACTTGGGGACGCGAACCCTCTCGCTACAACATCGCCCGCTGGTGATGGGCATCCTAAATGTCACCCCGGATAGCTTTTCCGATGGCGGTCGACACAACGAGCTTCAACGGGCGATCGAAGTCGCCCTGCAGATGCAGGACGACGGGGCGGAGATCATCGACATCGGTGGGGAAAGCACGCGTCCCTACAGTGATCCCGTCGCGACCGACGATGAACTCGGTCGCGTGCTACCGGTCATCGAGGGCTTGTCGGGTAAACTCACAATCCCGATCAGCATCGACACCAGTAAAGCCGCCGTGGCAAAGGCCGCACTCAAGGCCGGCGCCGAGATCATCAACGATGTCACGGGTCTGGAAGGCGATCCTGAAATGTTGGACGTCGCCGTTTCCAGCGGTGCCGGTGTGTGTGCGATGCACATGAAAGGCACTCCGCAAACGATGCAAAATGATCCCTGCTATGAAAATGTTGTCGAAGAAATCTACGACTACTTGTGGCAACGATTACAAGTGATCGAAGCCGCCGGCATCGCCCGTGATCGTATTTGCTTGGACCCAGGAATCGGGTTTGGCAAGACACACGCACACAATTTGACGCTGCTGCAACACACCGCCCGCTTCTGTGATCTCGGGGTGCCGATCCTAATCGGACACAGCCGAAAAGGGTTCGTCGGCAAAGCGATTGGCGACAAAGCCGCCGATCGCGATGCGGGCACACTGGGCGTCAGCTTGGCGGTTGCAACGATGGGAGCCGACGTGATCCGCGTTCACAACGTTCGCATGACCGCCGACGCGCTGAAACTTTTCAACGCCGTGCGGCCATTGCACGCCGGAGACGCTTGA
- a CDS encoding LptE family protein yields MDGSLLNAKSRALVAIALGVMWMTLSTGCATYRFGADALYPVGIQTIHIPVVRNETFRPELGKQLTEALVREVQRRTPYKVVSNPAADSVLSCTIVSQSKTVLTESLSDDPRALDTAVTVHANWTSRNGQPLMQNSVAAEAGDLTGFSQNARFVPEAGQSIDTANLQAIEQLAGRIVSQMESRW; encoded by the coding sequence ATGGATGGTTCACTGTTGAATGCGAAGTCCCGTGCGCTTGTCGCGATCGCCCTTGGCGTGATGTGGATGACGCTATCGACCGGTTGCGCGACGTATCGGTTTGGCGCCGACGCGCTTTACCCGGTTGGCATCCAGACGATCCATATTCCAGTCGTCCGCAACGAAACGTTCCGCCCCGAACTTGGCAAGCAATTGACCGAAGCCTTGGTGCGTGAAGTCCAGCGGCGGACGCCGTATAAAGTCGTCAGTAACCCGGCCGCCGATTCGGTGTTGTCATGCACCATCGTTTCGCAATCGAAAACAGTGCTCACCGAATCCCTCAGTGACGATCCGAGAGCCCTCGATACGGCCGTGACGGTACATGCGAACTGGACATCAAGAAACGGTCAACCGTTGATGCAAAACAGCGTCGCCGCTGAAGCCGGTGACCTCACCGGCTTCAGCCAAAATGCCCGCTTCGTCCCCGAAGCGGGCCAATCGATCGACACCGCGAATCTACAAGCGATCGAACAGCTTGCCGGTCGAATCGTTTCTCAAATGGAATCGCGCTGGTAA
- a CDS encoding tetratricopeptide repeat protein, protein MRRTVKQNQFNPLIRVTPSALLLVVCVAGCQTFGGSAGEQRFFPPLPFVSSGDADSDDESTEVASQVGGAKRKPGTNRFGSSHLVGYVTGQSEDLPRAKELYLEADAIFREAVRAPDEQRTKMFEQSAKLFHKATKEAPGSAIHQDALFMKGEAYFFADDLNNARDAFEILQKEFPRNRHSDRAAARLFAISKYWIDLDKSGSESWYTLNFFDDKRPMRDSASHAIRVLDQIRYDDPTGKLADDATMAAAAEYIRRGDYERADEFLADLRETFSDSDHLFLAHLLGIRCKLEVYAGPLYSERMLDEADVLVKQTRRRFPDKLKDKKYADMVARAAAEIDYHKAAKLSYRADIREKQREYASARDLYRMLLRDHPQAPQAEQARERLAQIEELPGSPDKPLAFMTKLFPSAKQSPPLVTVESLRSTEGDAGESEPPPNESFFR, encoded by the coding sequence ATGAGACGAACTGTCAAGCAAAACCAATTTAATCCGTTGATCCGCGTCACACCATCGGCTCTGTTGCTGGTCGTCTGTGTCGCCGGTTGTCAGACCTTCGGCGGTTCGGCCGGCGAGCAGCGGTTCTTTCCGCCGCTCCCGTTTGTCTCCAGCGGCGATGCGGATTCGGACGACGAATCCACCGAGGTCGCATCACAGGTCGGCGGTGCGAAACGCAAACCGGGGACAAATCGGTTTGGTTCCAGTCACCTCGTCGGCTACGTCACCGGGCAATCGGAAGACTTGCCACGGGCCAAGGAATTGTACCTCGAAGCTGACGCGATTTTTCGTGAAGCCGTGCGTGCCCCCGACGAGCAACGCACGAAGATGTTTGAGCAGTCTGCCAAACTGTTTCACAAGGCAACCAAGGAAGCCCCCGGGTCGGCGATTCATCAAGACGCTTTGTTCATGAAAGGTGAGGCGTACTTCTTCGCCGATGACTTGAACAACGCCCGGGATGCGTTCGAAATCTTGCAAAAGGAATTTCCGCGCAACCGACATTCCGACCGCGCCGCGGCACGTCTGTTTGCGATCAGTAAATACTGGATCGACCTGGACAAATCGGGCAGCGAGTCCTGGTACACGTTGAACTTCTTCGACGACAAACGGCCGATGCGTGATTCGGCAAGCCATGCGATCCGAGTGCTCGACCAGATTCGCTATGACGATCCGACCGGAAAGCTCGCCGACGACGCCACGATGGCCGCGGCAGCGGAATACATTCGACGTGGTGACTATGAACGTGCCGACGAGTTCCTTGCCGATCTGCGTGAAACGTTTTCCGATAGCGATCACCTGTTTCTGGCACACTTGTTGGGAATCCGTTGCAAACTAGAAGTCTATGCCGGCCCGCTTTACAGCGAACGGATGCTGGACGAAGCGGACGTGTTGGTCAAGCAAACACGTCGACGATTTCCTGACAAACTAAAAGACAAAAAGTATGCCGACATGGTCGCACGGGCGGCGGCGGAGATCGACTATCACAAGGCCGCCAAACTCAGCTATCGAGCCGACATTCGCGAAAAACAACGCGAATACGCTTCGGCCCGTGATCTATATCGCATGCTGCTCCGAGACCACCCGCAGGCCCCACAGGCCGAACAAGCTCGCGAACGGTTGGCTCAAATCGAAGAACTACCAGGTTCACCCGACAAACCACTCGCGTTTATGACAAAACTATTTCCCTCCGCCAAACAATCACCACCACTGGTCACGGTCGAGTCGTTGCGATCGACCGAAGGTGATGCGGGCGAGAGCGAGCCTCCGCCAAACGAATCGTTCTTTCGGTAG
- the recO gene encoding DNA repair protein RecO: MAAELTTAIVLRTIEFSETSLVVHLLTRDFGQLAALAKGARRPKSSFEGSLDLLAVCRVVLIRKSSDALDLLTEAKLQRRFRGAEKSLQRLYAGYYVAEMLRLLTDNHDPHPALYDAAIDALGQIDGTGNPAATLLGFEAAALRLLGHAPTTRQCADCGNTVPRDRRMPFAPIAGGVVCPQCRSRQVSIVNVAVATVEQLEQLLAPHTRQPVTVSASVYAELRGLLNRYIQAILGTMPRMQPFLPARMEPDA, from the coding sequence ATGGCCGCCGAATTGACGACGGCGATCGTGTTGCGAACGATCGAATTCAGTGAAACCAGTCTCGTCGTTCACCTGCTAACCAGGGACTTTGGGCAACTTGCGGCGCTCGCCAAAGGCGCGCGCCGCCCGAAGAGTTCCTTCGAAGGATCGCTTGACCTGCTCGCCGTCTGTCGTGTAGTGCTGATTCGGAAAAGCTCCGATGCGCTCGATTTGCTGACCGAGGCCAAGCTCCAACGACGATTTCGTGGAGCCGAAAAATCACTCCAACGCCTGTACGCGGGATACTACGTCGCCGAAATGCTTCGCTTACTGACGGACAATCACGACCCGCACCCGGCGCTCTATGACGCCGCGATCGATGCCCTCGGGCAAATCGACGGGACGGGGAATCCGGCTGCGACGCTGCTCGGTTTCGAAGCCGCCGCCCTACGATTGCTCGGACACGCACCGACCACTCGCCAGTGCGCCGACTGTGGGAACACCGTTCCACGTGATCGCCGAATGCCCTTCGCCCCGATCGCCGGTGGTGTGGTCTGCCCCCAGTGCCGCAGCCGACAAGTTTCGATCGTCAACGTCGCCGTGGCTACCGTCGAACAACTCGAGCAATTGCTAGCACCTCACACCCGCCAGCCTGTCACGGTTTCCGCCTCAGTTTATGCGGAATTACGAGGCCTGCTGAACCGATACATCCAAGCAATCCTTGGCACGATGCCTCGGATGCAACCATTTCTGCCCGCCCGGATGGAACCGGACGCATGA
- a CDS encoding tetratricopeptide repeat protein, with amino-acid sequence MSRKEKILEMLASEPGDTFLRYSLAMEFRKEGDHESSLQKLGELTKDSPPYVPAYFMAAQQLVDLGRIDQARTQLREGIEQARTQNDGHAAAEMSEFLASLGELGEDDDEL; translated from the coding sequence ATGTCGCGCAAAGAAAAAATTCTTGAGATGCTCGCCAGCGAACCCGGCGACACGTTCTTGCGTTACTCCCTGGCGATGGAGTTTCGCAAGGAAGGCGATCATGAATCGAGCTTACAAAAACTGGGCGAGCTAACCAAAGATTCGCCGCCCTACGTGCCGGCTTACTTTATGGCGGCCCAACAGTTGGTCGACCTCGGCCGTATCGACCAGGCACGAACGCAGTTGCGTGAGGGAATTGAACAAGCCCGGACCCAAAATGACGGGCATGCCGCCGCCGAAATGAGCGAGTTCTTAGCGTCTCTCGGCGAACTGGGCGAAGACGACGACGAGCTGTAA
- a CDS encoding GNAT family N-acetyltransferase, whose amino-acid sequence MPEIRDFCNADLPDLARVWSQHWSATGAPPPVSTTIIERAILSRMFFTSRELLVATIDGKVEAWCHFTRPGQSIDDQSAEDVAILSAICFTPAGLECCDDLLLAAMDRIAAMGCHSILAGPLRDQQCGYVGLPPIGHGIGVPDYDVRVSSLLSRHGFRPGGSYERLAVTTAPYRPPVNREMMQFRRTTRSECSGVVPQQTRYASAMAHMDIEHYQLINHRNGDRLAHCRLWLSDPEAQVMNCSEAILDLSVIERPHELTPAEVFLVSVMVQSMATRCVFRVETVIDAESSTLSEQLTNLHFESVGGGQRWKKEF is encoded by the coding sequence ATGCCCGAAATCCGCGACTTTTGCAACGCCGACCTTCCCGATCTCGCCAGGGTTTGGAGCCAACACTGGTCCGCCACCGGTGCGCCGCCGCCGGTGAGCACAACGATCATCGAACGGGCGATCTTGTCGCGGATGTTCTTCACCAGCCGCGAGTTACTGGTCGCGACGATCGACGGAAAAGTCGAAGCCTGGTGTCACTTTACCCGTCCGGGGCAGTCGATCGATGACCAATCGGCCGAAGATGTCGCGATTTTGTCCGCGATTTGCTTCACGCCGGCCGGTCTAGAATGTTGCGATGACTTGCTGCTGGCGGCAATGGACCGGATCGCAGCGATGGGGTGCCACTCCATCCTGGCGGGCCCCCTTCGCGACCAGCAATGTGGCTATGTCGGTTTGCCTCCGATCGGTCACGGAATCGGCGTTCCCGACTACGACGTCCGGGTTTCATCATTACTTTCACGGCATGGGTTTCGTCCCGGTGGAAGCTACGAACGATTGGCCGTCACCACGGCGCCCTACCGTCCGCCGGTCAATCGCGAAATGATGCAGTTCCGACGCACCACCCGAAGCGAATGCAGTGGTGTCGTTCCGCAACAAACCCGCTACGCGTCAGCGATGGCGCATATGGATATCGAACACTATCAGTTGATCAATCACCGCAACGGCGATCGATTGGCCCATTGCCGTTTGTGGCTGAGCGATCCCGAAGCCCAAGTGATGAACTGCAGCGAAGCGATCCTGGATCTTTCGGTCATCGAACGACCACACGAGTTAACACCGGCGGAGGTCTTTTTGGTCTCCGTCATGGTCCAGTCGATGGCCACCCGCTGTGTGTTCCGCGTCGAAACAGTGATCGATGCCGAATCGTCAACTCTTAGCGAACAGTTGACCAATTTGCACTTCGAGAGCGTTGGCGGTGGACAACGTTGGAAAAAGGAATTTTAG
- a CDS encoding cytochrome c oxidase subunit 3, whose amino-acid sequence MSSDTLQSVSRKDPDEVPRPVLPADRRVRQGGWIFIGSLLVFFVTSILLYGIYAYSRWHDSHRAIVLPNAFLISTVCLLVVSGFVHAATRSVRRDRFQLTAGLLGASTLAAVLFMLIQCWGMLTLLLGRDAFAGTGQGVAGMVIVLAILHALHVFGGIIALGIVAARSLFGHYDHERHWPVDFAAHYWHFLDLVWISMMIAFWTTTGGFRF is encoded by the coding sequence ATGTCTTCCGACACTTTGCAATCCGTTTCGCGAAAGGATCCCGATGAGGTTCCGCGACCCGTTTTGCCTGCTGACCGGCGGGTACGACAGGGCGGCTGGATCTTTATCGGCTCGCTGTTGGTGTTTTTCGTCACCAGCATTTTACTTTACGGCATTTACGCCTACAGCCGATGGCATGATAGCCACCGAGCAATCGTTTTGCCCAACGCGTTCTTGATAAGCACGGTTTGTTTGCTTGTCGTCAGTGGTTTCGTTCACGCGGCGACGCGAAGTGTGCGCCGCGACCGGTTTCAGCTGACCGCGGGCCTGTTGGGCGCGAGCACTTTGGCTGCGGTGCTGTTCATGTTGATTCAGTGCTGGGGAATGCTGACGCTACTACTCGGCCGCGATGCGTTCGCCGGGACCGGACAGGGTGTCGCGGGGATGGTGATTGTCCTGGCCATTCTGCATGCGCTGCACGTCTTTGGTGGAATCATCGCCCTGGGGATCGTCGCGGCTCGGTCATTGTTCGGGCATTATGACCACGAGCGTCACTGGCCGGTCGACTTCGCCGCCCACTATTGGCACTTTTTGGACTTGGTCTGGATCAGCATGATGATTGCGTTCTGGACGACGACCGGCGGTTTTCGCTTCTAG